From Mercenaria mercenaria strain notata chromosome 17, MADL_Memer_1, whole genome shotgun sequence, the proteins below share one genomic window:
- the LOC123535579 gene encoding opioid growth factor receptor-like protein 1 isoform X2, with protein sequence MRKNKTKKSVKTKAQEEEADTGTKEEQTKTETLSVDQKKKGKPAGKQTSTAVEKKPVVQKQKAGKAAGEKQGQAFEKKPGQPVEKKTSLKRKITGAGMFSFSWTRGAQKDTEQYRDGYPGKVDHPDQDDNYRFYMNQIPSKPDGDFIDKIHIDWWGDYRLLEVHHGYIQWLFPIRESGLNWHAQELQLHEIEKLQKNRKAMKRILTSYKMMLDFYGMKLEKENDGTIVRAENWRDRFRHLDRSYHNYLRITRILKSLGEFSYEHLKKNFVKFILYEGLEEGTLSNLIDSCVKYWIGVLKEEEEREEMFDYYEKLNEDENLKWKRRNRSPSPPSSYWSNKNTDSKTGKKVISKKGREGNQDKKDEIDGDDKKVTFENELSDDDDNGTLYYAMSLIDDDVPDEKDSKNDSKSKTRKDHEMSDSDGEDKCNQDESQEMAHWNMEKNEASEEDLERGSECYDSSNENNVEESVDTEKAAGSTEENHENVDEQNVKNATGLEEHSTALNEETKQDIEKKDEETNKIDGTEKEDKDKNIGEVHANEQEEKHSIEDISTENSDKETAKDNIDSSEGKQEEMDTIETQNDINQEPSIGDGKVEENNVKLEEGLSTKSVTEAETNEEKMETQ encoded by the exons ATGAGAAAG aataaaacaaagaaatctgTAAAAACTAAAGCACAGGAAGAAGAAGCCGACACAGGAACAAAAGAAGAGCAAACCAAAACTGAAACTCTGTCAGTGGAtcagaaaaagaaaggaaaacctGCTGGAAAACAGACAAGTACAGCTGTTGAAAAGAAACCAGTTGTACAGAAGCAGAAGGCTGGTAAAGCAGCGGGGGAAAAGCAAGGTCAAGCCTTTGAGAAGAAACCAGGTCAACCTGTTGAAAAGAAGACGAGCCTGAAAAGGAAGATAACAGGAGCAGGGATGTTTTCATTCTCATGGACCAGAGGGGCACAAAAGGATACGGAGCAATACAGGGATGGATACCCA gGTAAAGTAGATCACCCTGATCAGGATGACAACTACAGATTCTACATGAACCAGATCCCCTCAAAACCCGATG GTGATTTTATAGacaagatacatattgactggtGGGGAGATTACAGACTGTTAGAGGTGCACCATGGATATATACAGTG GCTTTTCCCCATCAGAGAATCTGGTTTGAATTGGCATGCTCAGGAATTACAGCTCCATGAAATAGAG AAGTTACAGAAGAACAGAAAAGCCATGAAGAGGATTTTGACTTCATACAAAATGATGCTGGATTTTTATGGCATGAAGTTAGAGAAAGAGAATGATGGAACAATAGTACGAGCAGAAAATTGGAGGGACAGATTTAGGCACTTGGACAG ATCATACCACAATTATTTGCGGATAACTCGGATACTGAAATCTCTTGGAGAGTTTAGCTATGAGCACCTcaagaaaaactttgtaaagttcATACTTTATGAAGGGCTTGAGGAAGGTACCTTATCTAATTTGATTGATAGCTGTGTCAAATATTGGATCGGAGTATTGAAAGAAGAGGAAGAGAGAGAAGAAATGTTTGACTATTATGAAAAACTGAATGAAGATGAAAATTTGAAGTGGAAAAGAAGAAACAGATCGCCATCTCCTCCAAGCAGTTACTGGTCAAACAAAAACACTGATTCAAAGACAGGCAAAAAAGTGATTTCTAAGAAAGGTAGGGAGGGTAATCAagacaaaaaagatgaaattgatGGGGATGACAAAAAggtaacttttgaaaatgagctttctgatgatgatgataacggaACACTATACTACGCAATGAGCTTAATTGACGATGACGTCCCAGATGAGAAAGATAGTAAGAATGATAGTAAAAGCAAAACAAGAAAGGATCATGAAATGTCAGATTCGGATGGAGAAGATAAATGTAACCAGGATGAAAGTCAGGAGATGGCACATTGgaatatggaaaaaaatgaagCTAGTGAAGAAGATCTAGAAAGAGGGAGTGAATGTTATGACAGTTCAAATGAGAATAATGTTGAAGAAAGTGTTGATACAGAGAAGGCAGCAGGTTCAACAGAggaaaatcatgaaaatgttgatgaacaaaatgtcaaaaatgcaaCTGGTTTAGAGGAACATTCTACAGCTTTAAATgaagaaacaaaacaagatatagagaaaaaagatgaagaaacaaacaaaattgatgGCACCGAAAAAGAAGACAAAGATAAGAATATAGGAGAGGTTCATGCTAATGAACAAGAGGAAAAACACAGTATTGAAGATATTTCTACTGAAAATAGCGACAAAGAGACTGCAAAAGACAACATAGACTCTTCTGAAGGCAAACAGGAAGAGATGGATACCATTGAAACGCAAAATGATATTAATCAGGAACCAAGTATAGGAGATGGGAAAGTAgaggaaaataatgtaaaattggAAGAAGGATTAAGTACCAAATCTGTTACTGAAGCTGAGACAAATGAAGAAAAGATGGAAACACAATAA
- the LOC123535579 gene encoding opioid growth factor receptor-like protein 1 isoform X1: MSNPKIGKGRNEKGRQTVMGDFFSKSNKTKKSVKTKAQEEEADTGTKEEQTKTETLSVDQKKKGKPAGKQTSTAVEKKPVVQKQKAGKAAGEKQGQAFEKKPGQPVEKKTSLKRKITGAGMFSFSWTRGAQKDTEQYRDGYPGKVDHPDQDDNYRFYMNQIPSKPDGDFIDKIHIDWWGDYRLLEVHHGYIQWLFPIRESGLNWHAQELQLHEIEKLQKNRKAMKRILTSYKMMLDFYGMKLEKENDGTIVRAENWRDRFRHLDRSYHNYLRITRILKSLGEFSYEHLKKNFVKFILYEGLEEGTLSNLIDSCVKYWIGVLKEEEEREEMFDYYEKLNEDENLKWKRRNRSPSPPSSYWSNKNTDSKTGKKVISKKGREGNQDKKDEIDGDDKKVTFENELSDDDDNGTLYYAMSLIDDDVPDEKDSKNDSKSKTRKDHEMSDSDGEDKCNQDESQEMAHWNMEKNEASEEDLERGSECYDSSNENNVEESVDTEKAAGSTEENHENVDEQNVKNATGLEEHSTALNEETKQDIEKKDEETNKIDGTEKEDKDKNIGEVHANEQEEKHSIEDISTENSDKETAKDNIDSSEGKQEEMDTIETQNDINQEPSIGDGKVEENNVKLEEGLSTKSVTEAETNEEKMETQ, translated from the exons ATGTCAAACCCTAAAATAGGCAAAGGAAGAAATGAGAAAGGTAGACAAACTGTTATGGGagactttttttctaaatca aataaaacaaagaaatctgTAAAAACTAAAGCACAGGAAGAAGAAGCCGACACAGGAACAAAAGAAGAGCAAACCAAAACTGAAACTCTGTCAGTGGAtcagaaaaagaaaggaaaacctGCTGGAAAACAGACAAGTACAGCTGTTGAAAAGAAACCAGTTGTACAGAAGCAGAAGGCTGGTAAAGCAGCGGGGGAAAAGCAAGGTCAAGCCTTTGAGAAGAAACCAGGTCAACCTGTTGAAAAGAAGACGAGCCTGAAAAGGAAGATAACAGGAGCAGGGATGTTTTCATTCTCATGGACCAGAGGGGCACAAAAGGATACGGAGCAATACAGGGATGGATACCCA gGTAAAGTAGATCACCCTGATCAGGATGACAACTACAGATTCTACATGAACCAGATCCCCTCAAAACCCGATG GTGATTTTATAGacaagatacatattgactggtGGGGAGATTACAGACTGTTAGAGGTGCACCATGGATATATACAGTG GCTTTTCCCCATCAGAGAATCTGGTTTGAATTGGCATGCTCAGGAATTACAGCTCCATGAAATAGAG AAGTTACAGAAGAACAGAAAAGCCATGAAGAGGATTTTGACTTCATACAAAATGATGCTGGATTTTTATGGCATGAAGTTAGAGAAAGAGAATGATGGAACAATAGTACGAGCAGAAAATTGGAGGGACAGATTTAGGCACTTGGACAG ATCATACCACAATTATTTGCGGATAACTCGGATACTGAAATCTCTTGGAGAGTTTAGCTATGAGCACCTcaagaaaaactttgtaaagttcATACTTTATGAAGGGCTTGAGGAAGGTACCTTATCTAATTTGATTGATAGCTGTGTCAAATATTGGATCGGAGTATTGAAAGAAGAGGAAGAGAGAGAAGAAATGTTTGACTATTATGAAAAACTGAATGAAGATGAAAATTTGAAGTGGAAAAGAAGAAACAGATCGCCATCTCCTCCAAGCAGTTACTGGTCAAACAAAAACACTGATTCAAAGACAGGCAAAAAAGTGATTTCTAAGAAAGGTAGGGAGGGTAATCAagacaaaaaagatgaaattgatGGGGATGACAAAAAggtaacttttgaaaatgagctttctgatgatgatgataacggaACACTATACTACGCAATGAGCTTAATTGACGATGACGTCCCAGATGAGAAAGATAGTAAGAATGATAGTAAAAGCAAAACAAGAAAGGATCATGAAATGTCAGATTCGGATGGAGAAGATAAATGTAACCAGGATGAAAGTCAGGAGATGGCACATTGgaatatggaaaaaaatgaagCTAGTGAAGAAGATCTAGAAAGAGGGAGTGAATGTTATGACAGTTCAAATGAGAATAATGTTGAAGAAAGTGTTGATACAGAGAAGGCAGCAGGTTCAACAGAggaaaatcatgaaaatgttgatgaacaaaatgtcaaaaatgcaaCTGGTTTAGAGGAACATTCTACAGCTTTAAATgaagaaacaaaacaagatatagagaaaaaagatgaagaaacaaacaaaattgatgGCACCGAAAAAGAAGACAAAGATAAGAATATAGGAGAGGTTCATGCTAATGAACAAGAGGAAAAACACAGTATTGAAGATATTTCTACTGAAAATAGCGACAAAGAGACTGCAAAAGACAACATAGACTCTTCTGAAGGCAAACAGGAAGAGATGGATACCATTGAAACGCAAAATGATATTAATCAGGAACCAAGTATAGGAGATGGGAAAGTAgaggaaaataatgtaaaattggAAGAAGGATTAAGTACCAAATCTGTTACTGAAGCTGAGACAAATGAAGAAAAGATGGAAACACAATAA